Proteins from a genomic interval of Amphiura filiformis chromosome 9, Afil_fr2py, whole genome shotgun sequence:
- the LOC140160511 gene encoding uncharacterized protein: MSVENLPTELLSYMLRFLSLSDRQEAALTCKRWYQASLDPGLHKDTIITIRAPTAPSSQLHQLGQRKSANLVLSHIDSSSNCLTVLRETGRHLGPHLESLSLKGSDVTSAVFMDMVSNCPNLQKLDLSRCNSLFMSGILLSKNQEQIAACFQHLTCLNLDGIRYLSDTLLNRLVAVAPNLQRLSLASCNIAFEVVLCPTSEGRVSMSYLTVSNLVNILKERATKIKSLNLSHTGVSNSALKAIAAVPNLQLEEIYLRKCSSMGNEGVKALVEKQTELKVFDANGCRDLSDTALLAICDNLLMLKELDIQDWVQVSTYAAESLSCLSQLVRLNMTNCHKAMLGPGATSSGKSRALRARNGERVSPVKLPTGLGSGKLANLRDLNLSCCMLLDDDAVIGLTKSLPKLQMIDLASCVAVSDASVHAISKNLPHLQKLRLAWCKKITDFGLLGVDKNCPSISVPDEASKYSSDRFTRSHSNIGFFKGPSFDEKIQKVSEEALESLKAKSEISLSMLTNLRHLDFTACAHLTDVGIKDTIRFQQLQVLNLSLCPNISDASIMLVALNNPSLGEVHLAQCHQVTDQSIITLAQCLPRLHHLDICGCDQVTDRSLEALIKYAPRLKHLNISQCVGVTSEGIDNLQASLYGLQTLQLGHSAVGAPTAFYMPNYF, encoded by the exons ATGTCGGTGGAAAATTTGCCGACAGAG ttgCTTTCCTACATGTTACGTTTCCTAAGTCTGTCTGACAGGCAGGAAGCAGCACTCACGTGCAAACGATGGTACCAAGCATCACTTGATCCAGGGCTCCATAAGGACACCATCATAACCATCCGTGCCCCCACAGCACCAAGCTCGCAGCTTCATCAACTTGGCCAACGCAAGAGTGCCAACCTGGTATTGAGTCACATTGATAGCTCTAGTAATTGCCTCACCGTTCTGAGAGAGACGGGCAGACATTTGGGACCGCATCTGGAGTCGTTGAGTTTGAAGGGATCCGATGTCACATCTGCTGTGTTCATGGATATGGTATCAAATTGTCCTAATTTACAG AAACTTGACTTGAGTCGTTGCAATAGCCTCTTCATGTCAGGCATCCTACTGAGTAAGAATCAGGAACAGATTGCTGCTTGCTTCCAACATCTAACCTGCCTCAACCTAGATGGAATTCGCTACCTCTCAGACACCCTCCTCAACCGATTAGTCGCTGTCGCACCAAATCTCCAACGATTGTCCCTAGCTTCCTGCAACATAGCATTCGAAGTTGTACTCTGTCCAACTTCGGAAGGGAGAGTTTCCATGAGCTATTTGACTGTGTCCAATCTGGTGAACATATTGAAGGAACGTGCAACCAAGATCAAGAGTTTGAATCTGAGCCACACAGGAGTGAGCAACAGTGCCTTGAAAGCCATCGCAGCTGTACCAAATCTTCAGCTTGAAGAGATCTACTTGCGCAAGTGTTCTAGCATGGGCAATGAAGGTGTGAAGGCTTTGGTGGAGAAGCAAACAGAGTTGAAGGTGTTTGATGCTAACGGATGCCGTGATCTGAGCGATACAGCTCTACTTGCGATATGTGATAATTTGCTGATGTTGAAGGAATTGGATATTCAGGATTGGGTTCAG GTATCAACATACGCTGCTGAAAGCCTCAGCTGTCTCTCACAACTTGTACGTCTCAACATGACTAATTGTCACAAGGCAATGCTTGGACCAGGTGCAACATCCTCTGGTAAAAGCCGGGCATTACGTGCAAGGAATGGTGAACGTGTCTCACCCGTCAAACTGCCAACAGGTCTTGGGTCAGGAAAGCTTGCCAATCTTAGGGATCTGAATCTTAGTTGCTGTATGCTGCTAGATGATGATGCTGTGATTGGACTCACTAAATCGCTGCCAAAACTACAG ATGATAGACCTTGCATCCTGTGTTGCTGTGTCAGATGCCAGTGTCCACGCCATCTCAAAGAATTTGCCACATCTTCAAAAGCTACGACTAGCGTGGTGCAAGAAGATCACAGACTTTGGTCTCCTTGGTGTGGACAAAAACTGCCCTTCTATCAGTGTTCCAGATGAGGCTTCTAAGTACAGCAGTGATAGGTTTACCCGTAGTCATAGCAACATTGGTTTCTTCAAAGGGCCATCATTTGATGAAAAAATCCAAAAG GTATCAGAGGAAGCACTTGAGAGTCTGAAAGCTAAGAGTGAGATAAGCCTGTCCATGCTGACCAACCTTCGCCACCTAGACTTCACTGCCTGCGCTCATCTCACAGACGTTGGTATCAAGGATACCATTAGATTCCAGCAACTTCAGGTGCTCAATCTGAGTCTCTGTCCCAACATTAGTGATGCAAGTATAATGTTGGTAGCTCTCAATAACCCAAGCCTAGGGGAGGTTCATCTGGCCCAGTGTCATCAG GTGACTGATCAGAGCATAATCACTCTGGCTCAATGCCTACCACGTCTTCATCATCTGGACATCTGTGGTTGTGACCAGGTGACCGACAGGAGTCTTGAAGCCTTGATCAAGTATGCACCACGTCTGAAGCATCTCAACATCTCCCAGTGTGTCGGTGTGACGTCAGAAGGAATCGATAACCTACAAGCCAGTTTGTATGGGCTGCAGACACTTCAGCTTGGTCATTCTGCCGTAGGAGCTCCAACCGCATTCTATATGCCTAATTATTTCTAA